In Novipirellula artificiosorum, the genomic window TTTCGCTCAGCCCCGATGCCTGCCCGACCGTCAGTAGGTACATCCGTCACCAAAAGGAACACCATCAAAAACGATCTTTTCGTGAGGAACTCATCAAGATGCTTGACCGAGCTGGCATCCAATACGATCCCACGTACCTCCATTGAGTCGTCAAGCCACACCCACCGACCACGCATCGGACCACGAAGTGGTCGAAGACGGTAGCCCGCCGTTTGAAGTCCGCGCATAGGACCACGACGTGGTCCAAGAAGGTAGCCGGGGGTGAGAGCGAAGCGAACACCCCCGGAAACGAGACGTCTCTCGCATAACCGACCGCAACGCGGTCGCAGACCGGCATCCTCTGCGATCCCTCCAGGATCGAACCATCGCGGCGGGTCCGATATCCGTGGGTGCGCTATCGCGACCCACGGCTACCCTCTTGGATCCCATTCGGGATCGTGCCCGGATTCGATGTGGATCGCGCCGACCACGTGAGTGGTCGCAGAGGGTAGCCGGGGGTGAGAGCGAAGCGAACACCCACGAAAACGAGATCGCCCCCCACGTCCGTCGACGGCTCACGCCGTCCGACGACGTCGGCGAGCAACGATTGCTCCGGCGACCAAACCACAAATTGCAAACGACCCCGGCTCGGGAACCGCGGTGGCTCGGACCAGGACCGGGGTGACGTTGATGAAGTACCCTTCTGCATCAAGTTTCACCAACGGACTATCGAAGATCGTCATCACCTCATCCTCCGAAAGCGTCGTTTCGTGATTCAACACCGGCCCCATCAGCCCCGCGCCGCTGGTGTGTTGGAGGCCAAGGTTATGCCCGATTTCGTGTGCGATCAATTCAGGCCCATCGATCGGATGGGCCGCGAATCCTGAATCGAGTGCAACCAGAAACCCTGGAGTCGATCCACAACCGATGATGTTCGCCCCCGGCGAGCCGCAAAAATTGATGGCGTCGACGTAGAACAGATTCACATTTGTGAACGGGTCCGGAGCCCACGTCGACAGCTTGTTGAAATCAGCGTCCGAATCGATCGTGATCAGATCAGGATCGATGATCGTTAAGGTCGGAAAAAAACGAATATCGATCGAATCTGCCCCGAACGAAGCTTGGGAAAAAATCGCATCCAAACCTGCCTCCTGGGTCGTGACCAGTGCGGCGGCGGCAGGCGACGCGACAAGGCAACACGCCGTTGTCAGCGTCAGAATCAGAGTTCGAAACACGAGGAGCACCTGGAAAAACGCTAGAACGGGCTGAGAAGTTAATCTCGGATTATAACTCGCATCGCTAGCTCGTGACATAGATTCCCCGACCTTTTAAGATCCACACGATCCGCATTTTTCAATCCGGATGACCATCCGGGACGGAATCCTCAATACCCGCGGCCCGGAATCGATGGAACCGATGACAAAATCAATTCAGCCGCCACAAAATGACCAGACAATTCCCTGTCAACGTGTTATGTCCCCGTCGAGTCCTGAGTGTTGTTCTCGAACGACACGGGCACTCCCTGTTGCAGTAGGCTGTCACAGAGCGGTCCGAGATGCCGAGCATAGTTTCGCCATCGTCCTACCGATCCGCGGTAAAGCGGTTGCCGAACCTGCCAATTACTCGCCGTTGCAACGACTCGCTGGTTACGCTGAAATGACAAGCATTCCTGTTGCCAATCCAATCCTGAAAACTCGATCAACTTTCGAGAAACGCCCTCTTGATCTTCGACCAACTTTTCGTAGTCCACATGCATGATCGGGATCGTCGAGACCTCGTCCCAATACCTCATCAGACGATCATACTGGCCGTAGTAAACCGCAATATCATCAAGATCGTAGCTGTATTCCTGTCCTTTCTTAAAATTGGTGACATAGCAAGACAGCGAGGTGTCCATCGGATGCCGGCGGCAATGGATCACTCGCACGTTGGGAAACAGTGCATGCATTAATCCAATGAAGAAGAAGTTATTGGGCGACTTGTCACAGAACACCTTGGCAGGACCCGTCGCTAGTTCCTGAATCCGCTGCAGGTAGAAATTACCGAGCCCGATAAAGGTGGTTTCATCCACATCGTTTACCGAATATGGGAACCTTAACTCCGACGGCGAATGCTTCGTCAACTCGCCCGAGATCACGTTCAAATCGGGAAGCTCACCGGCGCCAAATACGTCGCTGTGCGATGAAACAATTTGCTCAACCAGCGTCGTACCACTGCGTGGCATTCCGACAATGAATACCAAATCGGCGGTCGGACGTGGTGGCGATCGGATGCGTTTGAGCGTCGCGAAATCAAAGAACTGAATCGATGAGTCGACCAATCCACGCCAGTGGTCTTGATCGAACGAGGCTTCTTTTGCTTCGTTACCCGCAAGGAAATGCTCGAAAGCCTGATCAAATGCACCAAAATCATCATAGATTTTTCCAGCTGCAAAATGCAAATGGCAGCGTTCCTGCTCAGAATAAGTGGGATCTTCCAGCAGTTCCTCGATGGATCGATGGACTCCATCGACTTCGGTAAACTTCTTGATTCTGGCGTAGTTATGAAAGAAGTCAGCATGCCGCGGTTTGAGTGCCAAGGCTTCGGCATAATGAGCTTCCGCTTCAAGCAATCGGCCGAGGAACGACTTTGCCGAAGCCATCGCGTGGTGCAGTTCTGCGGTCGGGCCCTGAACTTTCATGGCGTGCTCGAAAGCAATCACCGCGTCAGCTGCTTTCAATTGATCAAGCAGCACTTGGCCGAGACCCAACCAGCCAACTCGGCGATTGGGTAGCTGCTCGGCGATCTGCCGAAATAGGCTCTCCGCTGCATCGTACTGCCCCGACTCACGCAGCTGTTTCCCTTTAGCCACCGCCTCGGTAAGCCGAAACGTATCCGTCGTCTGTGTCATCCTGTTTCCTCAAATCCTACGATGTCGGGAATTCATACGATGCCGGGAATTTCGGTTGGTCGTTCCAGCCTAAATCAGTGATTGGACAACATCTCGCTATCTTACGACGATTCCTTACGGAGCGGACTGCGGAAGATCACTGATTGTGGCTAAGCCGCCCTGCGGCGATGTCGATAACCTATCGCAGCAACCATGCCTAGAAACACCACCGCGCTGGGTTCGGGCACCGCAGTGGCGTACGGACTCGACTGCGCAAGTGTCGTTTGAGCCGCGTTCAGTTGGGCGTTGATCGGAGGTAAGGTGTCCATGGCCAGCATCATGTTTCTCGGCTCCAGACTATGGTCCAAGCCAAGATTATGACCGATTTCGTGAGCAATTGTCTTGGCAGCTAACTCTTGGCCGAGTGGTTGACCACCAATGATGGCGCCCGGCAGGTTATCGCCGATGTGCAGCGCACTGCCGTTGCCCGGCGTCAAAGATAGGCCGTTCGCAGTCAACAGTGTCGTTTGCGAAAAGCCAGGCACGATTTCGACGAAGTACATGTTCAAGACCAATGGGTCGGGGTGAGCAACCCCGCCTATGATCCCATCAATCACGATCTGTCCCAAATCCGCTTGCGGGCGGCGTTGGGTCGACAGCAAATTCCCGACGTTCGCAAGCGAGTTGTTCCACAGATTGGGCGCGAGCCAATCGACATCAATCCCAGCCTGAGACCAAATGAGGTCGATGTTGAACTGGATGGCAGCGGTTTGCGCCACGTCGCCCATGTATCCAGCCGTGTTCGAGCCATCCGTATTGGACACGATGATCGGCTGGACCGTCACCACATGACTAATGGGAAGCGAAAGGTTGGTGACGATTTCCGCCCATGCTTCGCTGACGCAACACGAAAACAGTAGCGAACACGCGATGCGCCCGACGAAACCGGTGGCGCGACGACTAAGAAGAATTGGCATGTTCGGCATGAAGGATGAGAAGAAGAGCGTGAACCGACACAAAAAAACGCACAGAGAATATCCCTGTGCGTTAAACGTTTAAACTGAAGTTGGTGTCTCAACACTCCCGCAGTAGAACTAGCACGCTAACGCACTCGCCTTCTTGTTGCGCCGACGTCGCAGCACTCGTCCGCCCGCTCCTACTGCCAATAGGGCGCAGAAAGCGATCGAACTTGGCTCAGGTACAGCAGTGACCGTTCCGGTTCCTGAACCGGCGTACAACTGTGTTCCAGTTGTTGACACAATCCCTCTTAAGAACGGATTCGGATCGGGTACATCGTCGAATTTGAACTGAAAGGAGTCAACTCCAGGAGACAACGCACTCGGCAACGTGAATGCGAAGGTCCCAAACGTGCTCGGAGTTGTTGTGACCGCGGGAGCCGTAACGAAACCCGCTATGGTAAACGGATTGGGAGGAATCGCGGTCCCGTTGGGTGTATTCGGCCCAAATGGAGTGAAGACGACGCCTCCCGCTGCAGTGAAAGAATTGATTGTTACTGACGATGCGGCACCGGTGAAATTGATGGCCATTAGATCCAAGCTAATGGATCCAACAGTATCGGATCCGGTACTGACCCATTGAACATCAACAGCCCCCGTCGTCGACCCTCCTGTCAGCACGGGATTTGGATTGAATGACAATGTAATTGCCGCATTGGCAATACCGCCAGTAGCGACGAACATCGTCGCAACGCATGCAAACCGCACAAATGTAAACATCTGAAAATCTCATTAAAGTGTAATCAATGAACCAAAGTTGAAAGGGGGGCCTCAAGCCGATCATACCGATTCAAGGCCCCCATACTAGCCATACCACCTAGCCTTGTCAATCTACCTAAACCAGAAGAGTGATTGTTTCTTCCAGTTCGGGGGCTAGGGTGTCGTCATCATCAGCAGCCATCAATTGATCGAGGCTGGCGGCA contains:
- a CDS encoding sulfotransferase, giving the protein MTQTTDTFRLTEAVAKGKQLRESGQYDAAESLFRQIAEQLPNRRVGWLGLGQVLLDQLKAADAVIAFEHAMKVQGPTAELHHAMASAKSFLGRLLEAEAHYAEALALKPRHADFFHNYARIKKFTEVDGVHRSIEELLEDPTYSEQERCHLHFAAGKIYDDFGAFDQAFEHFLAGNEAKEASFDQDHWRGLVDSSIQFFDFATLKRIRSPPRPTADLVFIVGMPRSGTTLVEQIVSSHSDVFGAGELPDLNVISGELTKHSPSELRFPYSVNDVDETTFIGLGNFYLQRIQELATGPAKVFCDKSPNNFFFIGLMHALFPNVRVIHCRRHPMDTSLSCYVTNFKKGQEYSYDLDDIAVYYGQYDRLMRYWDEVSTIPIMHVDYEKLVEDQEGVSRKLIEFSGLDWQQECLSFQRNQRVVATASNWQVRQPLYRGSVGRWRNYARHLGPLCDSLLQQGVPVSFENNTQDSTGT
- a CDS encoding zinc-dependent metalloprotease family protein yields the protein MPILLSRRATGFVGRIACSLLFSCCVSEAWAEIVTNLSLPISHVVTVQPIIVSNTDGSNTAGYMGDVAQTAAIQFNIDLIWSQAGIDVDWLAPNLWNNSLANVGNLLSTQRRPQADLGQIVIDGIIGGVAHPDPLVLNMYFVEIVPGFSQTTLLTANGLSLTPGNGSALHIGDNLPGAIIGGQPLGQELAAKTIAHEIGHNLGLDHSLEPRNMMLAMDTLPPINAQLNAAQTTLAQSSPYATAVPEPSAVVFLGMVAAIGYRHRRRAA
- a CDS encoding matrixin family metalloprotease: MFRTLILTLTTACCLVASPAAAALVTTQEAGLDAIFSQASFGADSIDIRFFPTLTIIDPDLITIDSDADFNKLSTWAPDPFTNVNLFYVDAINFCGSPGANIIGCGSTPGFLVALDSGFAAHPIDGPELIAHEIGHNLGLQHTSGAGLMGPVLNHETTLSEDEVMTIFDSPLVKLDAEGYFINVTPVLVRATAVPEPGSFAICGLVAGAIVARRRRRTA